Genomic window (Paenibacillus sp. 37):
GAGGTAAGGCAGAAGTACGATGTCGACTCGGCTTATTTAACTTTTGATTTGGATTCCCTTGATCCGGGAAGCTTCCCGTTTGTTGATTTTCCGATTGCTGCAGGACCGACGTGGCAGAATATTCGAGACTGCGTTATTGCAGCGCTGGAAGTCCCGTTATCTTATGAAGGGATGGACATGGTTGAAGGACAGGGTGTGCAATCGGATCGACACATTCCTGGACAATATGAGCTGGCGCTTCGAATGTTGGTCTATATGATGGATGGTATCGACCGGAATCGTCGGCGGTTTGAATTGTCTTCTAGAACTAGCGCAGCCAGGGAAGGAATGCTGTCGGGAACGGGAGTATCCATGAATCAGGATATACAGGAGGTGTAAGGATGGAGGATTTTCATACATTATATACGTTACATAAGGAACAGGTCAGGGAGGAGTTGTATAGGGAAAAGACAAACGGAATTCAACTGGGATTCTTCTATGCGCTAATGAATATTGTTAAGGAGCTTGCACCACTTCAACCGGAATCGTCACCGGAGTCGATCTGGATGGATTATCTGGCTTTTTTGCGGACGGTTGACGAACACAAAAAAAGCCCGTACTCCTTTATGGATTGGGATGAAGTCGAGGGGCTTGAACATTTGCAAGCGACTTTGCAGGAAGGTGGGGCTTTGTTGACATGGCATTATGGATTCGTCCGGCATAATATGATCACCATCGGACAGGAGATTCGCGCAGGCCACATGAAGTCCGGATTACCCTTCTATCTTGTGGCTGAGCAGGGCACCGTAGAGCAGGAACAGAAGCTGTCGTCATGGAATACCCTACGTCAGTTTGCAGGTGCTGATCTGTTGAATGCCGAGGATGAGATGATTGGCATACGATTATATTCTCATTTGCGGAAGGGAGGTTCATTCAACCTTTTCGTAGATGGTCAGACCGGGTTCAACGCGGATAATCGCGCAGTGGAGCTCCCTTTCCTGAGTTCACGCATCCGGACGAGGAGCGGTATTTTTCGTATTTTAGCCAAGACACGCAAGCCTGTATGCCCCTATTTCATGACATTGACTGAAGATTTTCGTTCTAAAATTGTTTTCTTGCCGCCTTTCATCTTAGAAGGGGATATTCAGGAATCAGCAGGACGTGTATATGAGCCGTTTCGCAATCAACTGCTGAAGCAGCCTGCATTATGGAGATTCTGGGACCGTCACCATCAGCAAGTGATTCACTGGAAAGAGGATGAGACTAATCTTCATTCAACGGAAGCTGAGAGTCAGGTGGACTGGTTCTCCAAGCCGCTGGAGGGATTCGGTCAGCTTGGACTGAACACCGAGAGTGGCATGATCTACAATTTGGGTTAACCGTCAGATAAGGGGGAGGCAAGAATGCAGTCTTTCATTACGGAGCAGTACAATCGTCTATCGGTCCATGTGATGCCAACAAGCCAATACGCCAACTGTTATCTCCACCTGGGTATCGTTAACGAACAGGGAAGGATTCCATCAGCGGTGTTTGCAGTCATTGTGCGGCTGCTTTTCAGGCAGGATTCACTCGGCAAAAGAAAGCTACGGCAGCAACTATGGTCTATGTATGCCGATGAGCTAAGATGCGAATTGGAGCAGAAGGGGGAGACTCAGCTCGCATCCATTCGGTTGCGTATCCCTGCAGGGTTGTTGCCCGGGACCGATGCACGGACGCTCGATGCGCTGAAGCTGCTCGCAGATATGTTGTTTGGATCGAGCCTCCAGGGTGTATTCGATTTTGATGAAGTGCAGATCCAGGAGGAACTTGGTTGGGCAGAACATCATGCTGGCTATGATGTTTCCAATTGGGATAAGGTGGTACAGGGGCGTAGTCTGGAATGGCTTGGGTATGCGGAACGAAGCAGGGATGCCGACGTGGAGCAACTGCAACATTGTGTGCGTGATGGTGAACTGCAGCAATGGTACCGGGAGGTGCTTTGCAGCCCACTACATATTCATGTGATCGGTGATTTCCAGTCGGATGTGATGATAGCTCAGGTCATGGAGACCTTTGTGCCATTGCTTGTCACGGCTGAGGGGAGAGCTATCCCATCTGTGATCGGGCATGGTCAATCTACTGAGCGCCGGGAGGAAGGCGAGATGATGCTTGAGCTGATGGATATTCAGCAATGCAAGATTAATGTGACCTTCACCACCGGGGTTACGTATGGATCGTCGGACTATCCTGCACTGTTTCTTTTTCATTCCCTGTTTGGCGCTACGCCTGCTTCCAGGCTTCAATCCGAGCTTCGTGAACGAAAGCAATGGGTGTATCAGATCTACAGCACACTGGATGATTATCGGGGAACGCTTCATGTGACAACGGGAACAAGCAGTGGATATGTGACGGATGTGCTTGAAGCGATAGATGCTGAATGGCTGAGGATATGCAGTGGAGACATTCAGGAAGTGGAGCTGAATAGAGCGATTCAGAATGTGATGCATTATGTGCAAGTGGGATACGATCTGCCTGAGCAGGTGGTCAACCTTCATATCGATCGATTGCTCAACCGGGTCCAGATGACAACTCCGCAATTCCTGGAAGCCATATCCTGCGTTACTGCGGAACAAGTGGCCGAGGTAGCCTCTGGCATGAAAAAGGCTGTCACCTGGATTTTGTATCCTGAGAGTGAATATTCTGCACCAGTGAAGGAGGTGACTCATGAATAGTATTGTGAATATCGCACCTGTCCGCAGGCGTTTATCCAA
Coding sequences:
- a CDS encoding M16 family metallopeptidase; amino-acid sequence: MQSFITEQYNRLSVHVMPTSQYANCYLHLGIVNEQGRIPSAVFAVIVRLLFRQDSLGKRKLRQQLWSMYADELRCELEQKGETQLASIRLRIPAGLLPGTDARTLDALKLLADMLFGSSLQGVFDFDEVQIQEELGWAEHHAGYDVSNWDKVVQGRSLEWLGYAERSRDADVEQLQHCVRDGELQQWYREVLCSPLHIHVIGDFQSDVMIAQVMETFVPLLVTAEGRAIPSVIGHGQSTERREEGEMMLELMDIQQCKINVTFTTGVTYGSSDYPALFLFHSLFGATPASRLQSELRERKQWVYQIYSTLDDYRGTLHVTTGTSSGYVTDVLEAIDAEWLRICSGDIQEVELNRAIQNVMHYVQVGYDLPEQVVNLHIDRLLNRVQMTTPQFLEAISCVTAEQVAEVASGMKKAVTWILYPESEYSAPVKEVTHE